From Coffea arabica cultivar ET-39 chromosome 2e, Coffea Arabica ET-39 HiFi, whole genome shotgun sequence, the proteins below share one genomic window:
- the LOC113731760 gene encoding uncharacterized protein isoform X3: protein MQRQKPNYSSNFPMNSARQLIDSLTSHLSLYHSSFPNSNPNPNPRSSIIKWFSSLSVQQRQAHLTAVDFKFTQTLLEMLLKLKTNGHGFFFILADIPRAAPDYRHASGSISLPSLLFRKSNGLLSRVAGANQFELAIRESIRLFSSEEGENVNDFSRLGADVCIDSITVSEEFVENVEMFVEIMDGVSNGAFLRGEESGGLAAEWPEMEWLKAKGYCSMETLVANRLEVALRLAWLNCNNSGKKRGVKLKEKINGAGVAANVFGRKKGCIDWWTKLDEAMKKKVFQLVVGKAAKLLTAETLKGKDVLENERMLNPNTEQPLAYNTFLSLEENDGRPPIPDSKVECRASVSVSKYPFQLKCMLSVLILLEDISSMLLVFQHSGYNEDKLFFSSLDSVSTTSDLILRKLRDILMVISLDCTKFELLEEGKMSSSTKKQKEKLGTSNHKKKGKNRNLKKLHSAARSSELDNSLPKPAKENGTGLPHKRSYNLSPSSKVSEKVKERNPSTECLVSRIDMARNNGSASRKSKKQRNKLRSSSTHSSVEIESCQRREVEAVLVSSNCQNGNAESDCIAEDPIIDNAHEGIGNDKHEPNSSNSTVPKPLNSGNSEGTKNPGFRDCQNSGIVVVTNGAVASLESVKGNVDCEASPSMPTQYLIDDLGSVETKRAKSKQQHEVDRKSRLLTKLSKDSNVNGKATPFREQGTSGLYDIGIINSSAYLSYEWPTVAPIQIPPCNSHLPAATDRLHLDVGYNWQNHFHQSFVPAVHRVRNSPVETGCSGITSQPLPMSLDWPPMVRGVNRIAPSVACNYDSGFISRRQSSFQQGFSASGVHCSVMTAEDERVCSSDVMDFSDAINLHELADDQDNQWMSEEELELHAVSGMDYNQYFGGGVMYWNPSDFPVSSFSRPPSLSSDDNSWAWREADMNQAVDDMVGFSSSYSTNGLTSPSAASFCSPFDPLGPAHQAVGYVLSENEIGGKVVPSSSTIAEVVTDDNISGSFSNLSGDCEAKTGDSLQYPILRPIIIPNIPREIPKSDFKRNLDRKSPCIPPISREQPRIKRPPSPVVLCVPRAPRPPPPSPVGDSRKHRGFPSVRSGSSSPRHWGVKGWSHDGINFEEACIRMDGSEVVWPSWRNKSLQARKLTQPVPGALLQDRLIAISQLARDQEHPDVAFPLQPPELLNCSNHKASLSVIHGLLHDEIDSFCKQVASENLLWKPSINWAVKRVTRSLQVLWPRSRTNIFGSNATGLSLPSSDVDLVVCLPPVRNLEPIKEAGILEGRNGIKETCLQHAARYLANQEWVKNDSLKIVENTAIPIIMLVVEVPQDLIASSASNGQASKEESVQKTSKENNSFQADPTGLATGASNKCCHMKYEMEKDVKSVRLDISFKSPSHTGLQTTELVKELTEQFPAAKPLALVLKKFLADRSLDQSYSGGLSSYCLVLLIMRFLQHEHHLGRSINQNYGSLLMDFLYFFGVKALD, encoded by the exons atgcaAAGACAAAAACCTAATTACAGTTCAAATTTCCCAATGAATTCAGCTCGTCAACTCATCGATTCCCTAACTTCCCACCTCTCTTTGTACCACTCAAGTTTCCCGAATTCAAACCCTAATCCTAACCCCAGATCATCAATTATCAAATGGTTCTCATCTTTGTCAGTCCAACAACGCCAAGCTCACCTCACAGCCGTTGATTTCAAGTTCACCCAAACCCTTCTCGAAATGCTCCTCAAGCTCAAGACCAATGGTCATGGATTCTTCTTCATCCTAGCCGATATTCCCCGTGCGGCTCCTGATTACCGCCACGCGTCCGGCAGCATTAGCCTCCCCAGCCTCTTGTTTCGTAAGTCTAACGGGTTGTTGTCCCGAGTCGCTGGGGCAAATCAGTTTGAGCTGGCTATTCGCGAGTCTATTCGGTTGTTCAGCTCGGAAGAAGGTGAAAACGTTAATGATTTTTCGCGGTTAGGGGCTGATGTTTGTATTGATTCGATTACTGTGAGTGAGGAATTTGTTGAAAATGTGGAGATGTTTGTTGAGATCATGGATGGGGTGTCGAATGGGGCATTTTTGAGAGGAGAGGAAAGTGGAGGGTTGGCGGCCGAATGGCCAGAAATGGAGTGGTTGAAGGCAAAGGGGTATTGTAGCATGGAGACACTCGTGGCAAATAGATTGGAGGTTGCATTGAGGTTGGCTTGGTTGAATTGTAATAACAGTGGGAAGAAAAGAGGTGTGAAATTGAAGGAGAAGATCAATGGGGCTGGGGTTGCAGCAAATGTGTTTGGGAGGAAGAAGGGGTGTATAGATTGGTGGACGAAGTTGGATGAGGCAATGAAGAAGAAGGTGTTTCAATTGGTAGTCGGAAAAGCAGCAAAACTTCTG ACTGCTGAAACTTTGAAAGGTAAAGATGTCTTGGAGAATGAGAGGATGCTCAATCCCAACACTGAACAACCATTGGCATACAACACCTTTTTGTCACTTGAAGAAAATGATGGGCGTCCCCCAATACCAGATTCAAAAGTTGAGTGCAGGGCTTCTGTATCAGTTTCTAAATATCCCTTCCAACTAAAATGCATGCTTAGTGTTTTGATTCTTCTCGAGGATATTTCTTCTATGTTGTTAGTGTTTCAGCATAGTGGATATAATGAGGACAAGCTGTTTTTTAGTTCACTGGATTCTGTTAGTACAACTTCTGAccttatattaagaaaattgcGGGATATACTCATGGTGATTTCACTTGATTGTACAAAATTTGAGCTACTTGAAGAGGGAAAAATGAGTTCCTCAACAAAGAAGCAGAAGGAAAAGCTTGGTACTAGTAACCAcaagaaaaaggggaagaatCGGAATTTGAAAAAGCTTCATTCTGCAGCAAGATCTTCAGAACTTGATAATTCACTTCCTAAACCTGCAAAG GAAAATGGTACTGGACTTCCACATAAAAGAAGTTATAATTTAAGTCCATCAAGCAAGGTTTCTGAAAAGGTTAAGGAGAGAAATCCTTCGACAGAGTGTCTTGTCTCAAGAATTGACATG GCCCGCAATAATGGAAGTGCTTCCAGGAAGAGtaaaaaacagagaaacaaaCTTAGAAGTTCCAGCACTCATAGCTCAGTAGAAATTGAAAGTTGTCAAAGAAGAGAGGTGGAAGCTGTCTTAGTTTCCTCTAATTGTCAGAATGGGAATGCAGAGTCTGATTGTATAGCTGAAGATCCAATTATTGATAATGCACATGAAGGGATAGGAAATGATAAACATGAGCCGAATTCAAGTAATTCTACAGTTCCAAAGCCTCTTAACTCTGGTAATTCTGAAGGCACTAAAAATCCTGGTTTCAGGGACTGCCAGAACTCTGGCATAGTGGTTGTAACTAATGGAGCGGTTGCCAGTCTTGAGTCTGTAAAAGGCAATGTGGACTGCGAGGCATCTCCTTCTATGCCAACACAatatttgattgatgatttagGCAGTGTGGAAACCAAGAGGGCAAAGAGTAAGCAGCAACATGAGGTGGACAGAAAATCAAGACTTTTGACAAAACTGAGCAAAGATAGCAATGTCAATGGAAAAGCTACTCCATTTAGGGAGCAAGGTACATCTGGACTCTATGATATAGGCATTATAAACTCTTCTGCCTATCTCTCTTATGAATGGCCAACTGTAGCTCCTATACAGATTCCACCTTGTAATTCGCATCTCCCGGCTGCTACTGATAGATTGCACCTGGATGTTGGTTATAATTGGCAAAATCACTTCCATCAATCCTTTGTACCAGCAGTTCATAGAGTGAGAAATTCTCCAGTTGAAACTGGGTGCAGTGGCATTACATCTCAACCATTACCTATGAGTTTAGACTGGCCTCCAATGGTGCGTGGTGTCAATAGAATAGCTCCTTCAGTCGCTTGCAACTATGATTCAGGGTTCATCTCAAGGCGGCAATCTTCTTTTCAGCAGGGCTTCTCAGCTTCAGGTGTCCACTGCAGTGTGATGACTGCTGAGGATGAGAGGGTTTGTTCCAGTGATGTGATGGACTTTTCAGATGCCATAAATTTGCATGAGCTGGCTGATGATCAGGACAATCAGTGGATGTCTGAAGAAGAACTAGAGCTACATGCAGTTTCTGGGATGGATTATAATCAGTATTTTGGGGGTGGTGTGATGTACTGGAATCCTTCTGATTTCCCTGTGAGCAGCTTTTCTCGTCCTCCTTCTCTTAGTTCAGATGACAACTCATGGGCTTGGCGTGAAGCAGACATGAACCAAGCTGTTGATGATATGGTtggcttttcttcttcttatagTACGAATGGTTTGACTTCTCCATCTGCTGCTTCTTTTTGCTCTCCTTTTGATCCATTAGGTCCAGCACACCAGGCTGTGGGTTACGTTTTATCTGAGAATGAGATAGGTGGCAAAGTTGTCCCCTCCTCATCAACAATCGCAGAGGTAGTTACAGATGACAATATCTCAGGATCTTTTTCCAACTTGTCTGGTGACTGTGAAGCGAAGACTGGAGATTCACTTCAATACCCCATTTTGCGACCGATTATCATCCCAAATATTCCAAGAGAAATACCAAAATCAGATTTTAAACGTAATCTTGATCGTAAAAGCCCCTGTATTCCTCCTATTAGCCGGGAGCAGCCTCGGATTAAGAGGCCACCTTCACCTGTTGTTCTTTGTGTTCCTCGTGCTCCACGTCCGCCTCCTCCCTCTCCTGTTGGTGATTCTAGAAAACATAGGGGCTTTCCTAGTGTTCGGTCTGGTAGCTCTAGCCCAAGGCACTGGGGTGTTAAGGGCTGGTCCCATGATGGAATTAATTTTGAAGAAGCTTGTATACGGATGGATGGTAGTGAAGTAGTTTGGCCTTCTTGGAGGAATAAAAGCCTCCAAGCCCGTAAATTGACGCAACCTGTGCCAGGAGCTTTGCTGCAGGATCGCCTGATTGCTATTTCTCAGCTAGCTCGTGATCAGGAACAT CCAGACGTTGCATTTCCATTGCAACCACCTGAGTTGCTTAATTGTTCCAATCACAAGGCATCTCTCTCTGTGATCCATGGCCTCCTTCATGATGAAATTGACTCTTTCTGCAAGCAG GTTGCTTCAGAAAATTTATTGTGGAAGCCTTCTATTAATTGGGCTGTCAAGCGAGTGACACGGTCTCTTCAAGTCTTGTGGCCTCGATCCAGGACAAATATTTTTGGTTCAAATGCTACTGGGTTGTCACTTCCATCAAGTGATGTGGACCTTGTGGTTTGTCTCCCTCCAGTGAGAAATTTG GAACCTATAAAAGAAGCCGGGATCTTGGAGGGGCGCAATGGTATCAAAGAAACATGTCTACAG CATGCGGCTAGGTATCTTGCTAATCAGGAATGGGTTAAGAATGACTCTCTCAAGATTGTCGAGAATACTGCT atTCCAATTATCATGCTCGTGGTGGAAGTTCCTCAGGACCTCATTGCATCTTCTGCATCTAATGGCCAAGCATCAAAAGAAGAATCAGTTCAAAAAACTAGTAAAGAAAACAACTCTTTCCAGGCTGATCCCACTGGATTAGCAACCGGTGCTTCAAATAAGTGCTGTCATATGAAGTATGAAATGGAGAAGGATGTAAAATCAGTTCGTCTTGACATTAGTTTCAAGTCCCCATCACATACTGGACTGCAGACTACAGAACTG GTCAAAGAACTTACAGAACAGTTTCCTGCTGCTAAACCGCTTGCATTGGTGCTAAAGAAATTCTTGGCAGATCGTAGCCTGGACCAATCATATTCGGGTGGTTTAAGCTCATATTGTTTA GTACTGCTGATCATGCGTTTTCTGCAGCATGAACATCATCTTGGCCGGTCTATTAACCAG AATTATGGAAGTCTCCTCATGGATTTTCTTTACTTCTTTGG GGTGAAAGCCTTGGATTAG
- the LOC113731760 gene encoding uncharacterized protein isoform X4: protein MQRQKPNYSSNFPMNSARQLIDSLTSHLSLYHSSFPNSNPNPNPRSSIIKWFSSLSVQQRQAHLTAVDFKFTQTLLEMLLKLKTNGHGFFFILADIPRAAPDYRHASGSISLPSLLFRKSNGLLSRVAGANQFELAIRESIRLFSSEEGENVNDFSRLGADVCIDSITVSEEFVENVEMFVEIMDGVSNGAFLRGEESGGLAAEWPEMEWLKAKGYCSMETLVANRLEVALRLAWLNCNNSGKKRGVKLKEKINGAGVAANVFGRKKGCIDWWTKLDEAMKKKVFQLVVGKAAKLLTAETLKGKDVLENERMLNPNTEQPLAYNTFLSLEENDGRPPIPDSKVECRASVSVSKYPFQLKCMLSVLILLEDISSMLLVFQHSGYNEDKLFFSSLDSVSTTSDLILRKLRDILMVISLDCTKFELLEEGKMSSSTKKQKEKLGTSNHKKKGKNRNLKKLHSAARSSELDNSLPKPAKENGTGLPHKRSYNLSPSSKVSEKVKERNPSTECLVSRIDMARNNGSASRKSKKQRNKLRSSSTHSSVEIESCQRREVEAVLVSSNCQNGNAESDCIAEDPIIDNAHEGIGNDKHEPNSSNSTVPKPLNSGNSEGTKNPGFRDCQNSGIVVVTNGAVASLESVKGNVDCEASPSMPTQYLIDDLGSVETKRAKSKQQHEVDRKSRLLTKLSKDSNVNGKATPFREQGTSGLYDIGIINSSAYLSYEWPTVAPIQIPPCNSHLPAATDRLHLDVGYNWQNHFHQSFVPAVHRVRNSPVETGCSGITSQPLPMSLDWPPMVRGVNRIAPSVACNYDSGFISRRQSSFQQGFSASGVHCSVMTAEDERVCSSDVMDFSDAINLHELADDQDNQWMSEEELELHAVSGMDYNQYFGGGVMYWNPSDFPVSSFSRPPSLSSDDNSWAWREADMNQAVDDMVGFSSSYSTNGLTSPSAASFCSPFDPLGPAHQAVGYVLSENEIGGKVVPSSSTIAEVVTDDNISGSFSNLSGDCEAKTGDSLQYPILRPIIIPNIPREIPKSDFKRNLDRKSPCIPPISREQPRIKRPPSPVVLCVPRAPRPPPPSPVGDSRKHRGFPSVRSGSSSPRHWGVKGWSHDGINFEEACIRMDGSEVVWPSWRNKSLQARKLTQPVPGALLQDRLIAISQLARDQEHPDVAFPLQPPELLNCSNHKASLSVIHGLLHDEIDSFCKQVASENLLWKPSINWAVKRVTRSLQVLWPRSRTNIFGSNATGLSLPSSDVDLVVCLPPVRNLEPIKEAGILEGRNGIKETCLQHAARYLANQEWVKNDSLKIVENTAIPIIMLVVEVPQDLIASSASNGQASKEESVQKTSKENNSFQADPTGLATGASNKCCHMKYEMEKDVKSVRLDISFKSPSHTGLQTTELVHLGQRTYRTVSCC, encoded by the exons atgcaAAGACAAAAACCTAATTACAGTTCAAATTTCCCAATGAATTCAGCTCGTCAACTCATCGATTCCCTAACTTCCCACCTCTCTTTGTACCACTCAAGTTTCCCGAATTCAAACCCTAATCCTAACCCCAGATCATCAATTATCAAATGGTTCTCATCTTTGTCAGTCCAACAACGCCAAGCTCACCTCACAGCCGTTGATTTCAAGTTCACCCAAACCCTTCTCGAAATGCTCCTCAAGCTCAAGACCAATGGTCATGGATTCTTCTTCATCCTAGCCGATATTCCCCGTGCGGCTCCTGATTACCGCCACGCGTCCGGCAGCATTAGCCTCCCCAGCCTCTTGTTTCGTAAGTCTAACGGGTTGTTGTCCCGAGTCGCTGGGGCAAATCAGTTTGAGCTGGCTATTCGCGAGTCTATTCGGTTGTTCAGCTCGGAAGAAGGTGAAAACGTTAATGATTTTTCGCGGTTAGGGGCTGATGTTTGTATTGATTCGATTACTGTGAGTGAGGAATTTGTTGAAAATGTGGAGATGTTTGTTGAGATCATGGATGGGGTGTCGAATGGGGCATTTTTGAGAGGAGAGGAAAGTGGAGGGTTGGCGGCCGAATGGCCAGAAATGGAGTGGTTGAAGGCAAAGGGGTATTGTAGCATGGAGACACTCGTGGCAAATAGATTGGAGGTTGCATTGAGGTTGGCTTGGTTGAATTGTAATAACAGTGGGAAGAAAAGAGGTGTGAAATTGAAGGAGAAGATCAATGGGGCTGGGGTTGCAGCAAATGTGTTTGGGAGGAAGAAGGGGTGTATAGATTGGTGGACGAAGTTGGATGAGGCAATGAAGAAGAAGGTGTTTCAATTGGTAGTCGGAAAAGCAGCAAAACTTCTG ACTGCTGAAACTTTGAAAGGTAAAGATGTCTTGGAGAATGAGAGGATGCTCAATCCCAACACTGAACAACCATTGGCATACAACACCTTTTTGTCACTTGAAGAAAATGATGGGCGTCCCCCAATACCAGATTCAAAAGTTGAGTGCAGGGCTTCTGTATCAGTTTCTAAATATCCCTTCCAACTAAAATGCATGCTTAGTGTTTTGATTCTTCTCGAGGATATTTCTTCTATGTTGTTAGTGTTTCAGCATAGTGGATATAATGAGGACAAGCTGTTTTTTAGTTCACTGGATTCTGTTAGTACAACTTCTGAccttatattaagaaaattgcGGGATATACTCATGGTGATTTCACTTGATTGTACAAAATTTGAGCTACTTGAAGAGGGAAAAATGAGTTCCTCAACAAAGAAGCAGAAGGAAAAGCTTGGTACTAGTAACCAcaagaaaaaggggaagaatCGGAATTTGAAAAAGCTTCATTCTGCAGCAAGATCTTCAGAACTTGATAATTCACTTCCTAAACCTGCAAAG GAAAATGGTACTGGACTTCCACATAAAAGAAGTTATAATTTAAGTCCATCAAGCAAGGTTTCTGAAAAGGTTAAGGAGAGAAATCCTTCGACAGAGTGTCTTGTCTCAAGAATTGACATG GCCCGCAATAATGGAAGTGCTTCCAGGAAGAGtaaaaaacagagaaacaaaCTTAGAAGTTCCAGCACTCATAGCTCAGTAGAAATTGAAAGTTGTCAAAGAAGAGAGGTGGAAGCTGTCTTAGTTTCCTCTAATTGTCAGAATGGGAATGCAGAGTCTGATTGTATAGCTGAAGATCCAATTATTGATAATGCACATGAAGGGATAGGAAATGATAAACATGAGCCGAATTCAAGTAATTCTACAGTTCCAAAGCCTCTTAACTCTGGTAATTCTGAAGGCACTAAAAATCCTGGTTTCAGGGACTGCCAGAACTCTGGCATAGTGGTTGTAACTAATGGAGCGGTTGCCAGTCTTGAGTCTGTAAAAGGCAATGTGGACTGCGAGGCATCTCCTTCTATGCCAACACAatatttgattgatgatttagGCAGTGTGGAAACCAAGAGGGCAAAGAGTAAGCAGCAACATGAGGTGGACAGAAAATCAAGACTTTTGACAAAACTGAGCAAAGATAGCAATGTCAATGGAAAAGCTACTCCATTTAGGGAGCAAGGTACATCTGGACTCTATGATATAGGCATTATAAACTCTTCTGCCTATCTCTCTTATGAATGGCCAACTGTAGCTCCTATACAGATTCCACCTTGTAATTCGCATCTCCCGGCTGCTACTGATAGATTGCACCTGGATGTTGGTTATAATTGGCAAAATCACTTCCATCAATCCTTTGTACCAGCAGTTCATAGAGTGAGAAATTCTCCAGTTGAAACTGGGTGCAGTGGCATTACATCTCAACCATTACCTATGAGTTTAGACTGGCCTCCAATGGTGCGTGGTGTCAATAGAATAGCTCCTTCAGTCGCTTGCAACTATGATTCAGGGTTCATCTCAAGGCGGCAATCTTCTTTTCAGCAGGGCTTCTCAGCTTCAGGTGTCCACTGCAGTGTGATGACTGCTGAGGATGAGAGGGTTTGTTCCAGTGATGTGATGGACTTTTCAGATGCCATAAATTTGCATGAGCTGGCTGATGATCAGGACAATCAGTGGATGTCTGAAGAAGAACTAGAGCTACATGCAGTTTCTGGGATGGATTATAATCAGTATTTTGGGGGTGGTGTGATGTACTGGAATCCTTCTGATTTCCCTGTGAGCAGCTTTTCTCGTCCTCCTTCTCTTAGTTCAGATGACAACTCATGGGCTTGGCGTGAAGCAGACATGAACCAAGCTGTTGATGATATGGTtggcttttcttcttcttatagTACGAATGGTTTGACTTCTCCATCTGCTGCTTCTTTTTGCTCTCCTTTTGATCCATTAGGTCCAGCACACCAGGCTGTGGGTTACGTTTTATCTGAGAATGAGATAGGTGGCAAAGTTGTCCCCTCCTCATCAACAATCGCAGAGGTAGTTACAGATGACAATATCTCAGGATCTTTTTCCAACTTGTCTGGTGACTGTGAAGCGAAGACTGGAGATTCACTTCAATACCCCATTTTGCGACCGATTATCATCCCAAATATTCCAAGAGAAATACCAAAATCAGATTTTAAACGTAATCTTGATCGTAAAAGCCCCTGTATTCCTCCTATTAGCCGGGAGCAGCCTCGGATTAAGAGGCCACCTTCACCTGTTGTTCTTTGTGTTCCTCGTGCTCCACGTCCGCCTCCTCCCTCTCCTGTTGGTGATTCTAGAAAACATAGGGGCTTTCCTAGTGTTCGGTCTGGTAGCTCTAGCCCAAGGCACTGGGGTGTTAAGGGCTGGTCCCATGATGGAATTAATTTTGAAGAAGCTTGTATACGGATGGATGGTAGTGAAGTAGTTTGGCCTTCTTGGAGGAATAAAAGCCTCCAAGCCCGTAAATTGACGCAACCTGTGCCAGGAGCTTTGCTGCAGGATCGCCTGATTGCTATTTCTCAGCTAGCTCGTGATCAGGAACAT CCAGACGTTGCATTTCCATTGCAACCACCTGAGTTGCTTAATTGTTCCAATCACAAGGCATCTCTCTCTGTGATCCATGGCCTCCTTCATGATGAAATTGACTCTTTCTGCAAGCAG GTTGCTTCAGAAAATTTATTGTGGAAGCCTTCTATTAATTGGGCTGTCAAGCGAGTGACACGGTCTCTTCAAGTCTTGTGGCCTCGATCCAGGACAAATATTTTTGGTTCAAATGCTACTGGGTTGTCACTTCCATCAAGTGATGTGGACCTTGTGGTTTGTCTCCCTCCAGTGAGAAATTTG GAACCTATAAAAGAAGCCGGGATCTTGGAGGGGCGCAATGGTATCAAAGAAACATGTCTACAG CATGCGGCTAGGTATCTTGCTAATCAGGAATGGGTTAAGAATGACTCTCTCAAGATTGTCGAGAATACTGCT atTCCAATTATCATGCTCGTGGTGGAAGTTCCTCAGGACCTCATTGCATCTTCTGCATCTAATGGCCAAGCATCAAAAGAAGAATCAGTTCAAAAAACTAGTAAAGAAAACAACTCTTTCCAGGCTGATCCCACTGGATTAGCAACCGGTGCTTCAAATAAGTGCTGTCATATGAAGTATGAAATGGAGAAGGATGTAAAATCAGTTCGTCTTGACATTAGTTTCAAGTCCCCATCACATACTGGACTGCAGACTACAGAACTGGTACACTTAG GTCAAAGAACTTACAGAACAGTTTCCTGCTGCTAA